Proteins from one Catenuloplanes atrovinosus genomic window:
- the pknB gene encoding Stk1 family PASTA domain-containing Ser/Thr kinase: MDTQVADELLGSLVDGRYRIRGRVARGGMATVYTATDERLERTVALKIIHPSQSRDPRFLERFTDEAKTIARLTHPNVVAVYDQGVYRGLPYLVMEYVRGRTLRDILAQRRRLDPGEALTILDQMLAAVAAAHRAGLVHRDVKPENVLVAEPPSGGLMDAVVKVADFGLARAVEASAEDESGGGQLMATVAYVAPELVSEGKADTRTDVYASGIVLFEMLTGRVPYDGDQPIEIAWAHVDNDVPAPSTLVPGLPPSVDALVRSATRRDPAARPTDAGRLLTAVQAVREELGSAPAAVPPRPGDAATAQLRPVSEPTQVVARVQPPVVDDRPPWSRLPGQPERARPQTYPAGGYQPPAGGTYSSGGTAYGSTASGGTAYASGGGAYGTPRRPAPAENPRLRVALLAGGLAVLLVVLLGGWWLGFGRYTTVPTLTNLSQADAQSAITQAGFEVRLGDGRYDETVPKDSVVAQDPPSGSRLTKGSTVTLILSLGPERIVVPDVVGKDFAVAKLDLENLGLTAERGPDRFDNAIPEGFVVAVEPAVNAEVKPGDRVTVTVSKGRAPITVPSVIGKNVNEARAQLAALGLNVLEERKDDPNRARDEVISQDPPDGAGAEPGADIRLTVSNGPPQVTLPRVVDRPCQEAKAQLEGMGLRVRTDVNPNATVRFQNPAENTPVDPNAEVVLTCF; this comes from the coding sequence ATGGATACTCAGGTCGCCGACGAACTTCTGGGCTCGCTTGTCGACGGGCGCTACCGCATTCGCGGTCGAGTCGCCCGTGGCGGCATGGCGACCGTGTACACCGCTACCGACGAGCGCCTCGAGCGCACGGTGGCTCTCAAGATCATCCATCCGTCGCAGAGCCGCGACCCGCGCTTCCTGGAGCGGTTCACCGACGAGGCGAAGACGATAGCGCGGCTGACCCACCCCAACGTGGTCGCCGTCTACGACCAGGGCGTCTACCGCGGCCTGCCGTACCTGGTGATGGAGTACGTGCGCGGCCGCACGCTGCGCGACATCCTGGCCCAGCGGCGCCGGCTGGACCCGGGCGAGGCGCTGACCATCCTGGACCAGATGCTCGCCGCGGTCGCCGCCGCACACCGCGCCGGACTGGTCCACCGCGACGTCAAGCCGGAGAACGTGCTGGTCGCAGAGCCGCCGAGCGGCGGGCTGATGGACGCGGTGGTCAAGGTCGCCGACTTCGGCCTGGCCCGCGCGGTCGAGGCGAGCGCGGAGGACGAGTCCGGCGGCGGCCAGCTGATGGCCACCGTGGCGTACGTGGCACCCGAGCTGGTCTCCGAGGGCAAGGCGGACACCCGCACCGACGTCTACGCGTCCGGCATCGTGCTGTTCGAGATGCTCACCGGCCGCGTGCCGTACGACGGCGACCAGCCCATCGAGATCGCCTGGGCGCACGTCGACAACGACGTCCCCGCGCCGTCCACGCTGGTCCCGGGCCTGCCGCCGTCGGTGGACGCGCTGGTCCGGTCCGCCACCCGGCGCGACCCGGCGGCCCGGCCCACGGACGCCGGCCGGCTGCTCACCGCCGTGCAGGCGGTCCGCGAGGAGCTGGGCAGCGCGCCCGCCGCCGTACCGCCGCGCCCCGGCGACGCCGCGACCGCGCAGCTGCGGCCGGTCTCCGAGCCGACCCAGGTGGTGGCGCGGGTCCAGCCGCCGGTGGTGGACGACCGCCCGCCGTGGTCGCGCCTGCCCGGCCAGCCGGAGCGCGCCCGCCCGCAGACGTACCCGGCCGGCGGCTACCAGCCACCCGCCGGCGGCACCTACTCCTCCGGCGGCACGGCGTACGGCAGCACCGCTTCCGGCGGCACCGCGTACGCCTCCGGCGGCGGCGCGTACGGCACGCCCCGCCGCCCGGCCCCGGCGGAGAACCCGCGGCTGCGCGTGGCCCTGCTCGCGGGCGGCCTGGCCGTGCTGCTGGTGGTGCTGCTCGGCGGCTGGTGGCTCGGCTTCGGGCGGTACACCACCGTGCCCACGCTGACCAACCTCTCCCAGGCGGACGCACAGAGCGCGATCACCCAGGCCGGCTTCGAGGTCCGGCTCGGCGACGGCCGGTACGACGAGACCGTGCCCAAGGACTCCGTGGTCGCGCAGGACCCGCCCAGCGGCAGCCGGCTGACCAAGGGCTCCACGGTCACGCTGATCCTCTCGCTCGGCCCGGAGCGCATCGTGGTGCCGGACGTGGTGGGCAAGGACTTCGCCGTGGCCAAGCTGGATCTGGAGAACCTGGGTCTTACGGCCGAGCGCGGCCCGGACCGGTTCGACAACGCGATCCCCGAGGGCTTCGTGGTCGCGGTCGAGCCGGCGGTGAACGCGGAGGTCAAGCCCGGCGACCGGGTGACGGTGACGGTCAGCAAGGGCCGCGCGCCGATCACCGTGCCCAGCGTGATCGGCAAGAACGTCAACGAGGCGCGCGCCCAGCTGGCCGCGCTCGGGCTGAACGTGCTGGAGGAGCGCAAGGACGACCCGAACCGGGCACGCGACGAGGTCATCTCGCAGGACCCGCCGGACGGTGCCGGTGCCGAGCCGGGCGCGGACATCCGGCTGACGGTGAGCAACGGCCCGCCGCAGGTCACGCTGCCCCGGGTGGTCGACCGCCCCTGCCAGGAGGCGAAGGCGCAGCTGGAGGGCATGGGCCTGCGGGTGCGGACCGACGTCAACCCGAACGCGACCGTCCGCTTCCAGAACCCGGCGGAGAACACGCCGGTCGATCCGAACGCCGAGGTCGTGCTCACGTGCTTCTAG
- a CDS encoding Rv2175c family DNA-binding protein, producing the protein MTEPRDVNAGETPGPAEWLTLPDVAERLGLGISKVHQMIRDRALLAVRRDGIMRVPAELVANGTVLKHLPGVLTLLHDAGYNDQEALEWLYTEDATLPGSPAVALGGPRATEVKRRAQSAGF; encoded by the coding sequence GTGACCGAACCCCGTGATGTGAATGCCGGCGAAACCCCGGGTCCCGCCGAGTGGCTGACTCTTCCGGACGTCGCCGAGCGCCTGGGTCTGGGCATCAGCAAGGTGCACCAGATGATCCGTGATCGCGCGCTGCTGGCGGTCCGTCGTGACGGCATCATGCGGGTGCCCGCTGAGCTGGTGGCGAATGGCACCGTGCTCAAGCACCTCCCTGGCGTCCTCACGTTGCTGCACGACGCTGGGTACAACGACCAAGAGGCTTTGGAGTGGCTCTACACCGAAGATGCCACTTTGCCCGGTTCGCCCGCCGTAGCGCTGGGCGGGCCACGCGCGACCGAGGTCAAGCGGCGCGCCCAGTCGGCCGGCTTCTAA